From Salinicoccus roseus, one genomic window encodes:
- the lpdA gene encoding dihydrolipoyl dehydrogenase, translated as MVVGDFPIETDTIVVGAGPGGYVAAIRAAQLGQKVTIVEKNVLGGVCLNVGCIPSKALISSSHRFHQAQHSEDMGVITEDVKLDFSKVQSFKESVVKKLTGGVEGLLKGNKVEIVKGEAYFVDENKMKVMDEKQSQTYEFKNAIIATGSRPIEIPGFKFGERVLDSTGALALEEKPEKLVVIGGGYIGSELGTAYANFGTEVTILEGAKDILGGFEKQMTQLVKKNLKKKGVKIETEAMAKEAEETENGVKVTYEVKGETKEIEADYVLVTVGRRPNTDELGLEELGIKMTDKGIVEVDKQSRTSIKNIFAIGDIVPGLPLAHKASYEAKVAAEAISGEKSEVDYLGMPAVCFTEPELATVGHNEASAKEAGFEVKTGKFPFAANGRALGLNETDGFVKLVSRKEDGLLLGAQVAGTGASDIIAELGLAVETGMTAEDIALTIHAHPTLGEIPMEAADVVLGKPIHTM; from the coding sequence ATGGTAGTTGGAGATTTTCCTATTGAAACTGACACAATTGTAGTTGGCGCAGGCCCAGGAGGCTATGTTGCAGCAATCCGCGCAGCACAGCTCGGCCAGAAAGTGACGATCGTCGAGAAGAATGTTCTTGGTGGTGTATGTCTGAACGTTGGATGTATTCCTTCCAAGGCTCTGATCTCTTCTTCACACCGTTTCCACCAGGCCCAGCATTCCGAAGATATGGGTGTCATCACCGAAGATGTCAAACTTGATTTCTCAAAAGTGCAATCCTTCAAGGAAAGCGTAGTCAAAAAGCTGACCGGCGGTGTAGAAGGCCTGCTTAAAGGTAACAAGGTTGAAATCGTCAAAGGCGAAGCATACTTCGTCGATGAAAACAAAATGAAAGTCATGGACGAAAAGCAGTCCCAGACCTACGAGTTCAAAAATGCGATCATCGCTACAGGTTCCCGTCCAATCGAAATTCCAGGCTTCAAATTCGGTGAGCGTGTACTGGATTCCACAGGTGCGCTTGCACTTGAGGAGAAACCTGAAAAGCTCGTCGTAATCGGCGGCGGCTACATCGGTTCCGAGCTTGGTACAGCCTATGCGAACTTCGGTACTGAAGTGACGATTCTTGAAGGTGCAAAAGACATCCTCGGCGGATTCGAAAAGCAGATGACGCAGCTCGTCAAGAAGAACCTCAAGAAAAAAGGCGTGAAGATCGAAACTGAGGCGATGGCCAAAGAAGCCGAAGAGACCGAGAACGGTGTCAAGGTGACTTATGAAGTCAAAGGCGAGACGAAGGAGATCGAAGCGGACTACGTGCTCGTCACAGTCGGCCGCCGTCCAAACACAGATGAACTCGGTCTTGAAGAGCTCGGAATCAAAATGACGGATAAAGGCATCGTTGAAGTGGACAAGCAGTCCAGGACTTCCATCAAGAACATCTTTGCGATCGGCGACATCGTCCCAGGTCTTCCACTTGCGCACAAAGCAAGCTACGAAGCCAAAGTTGCGGCGGAAGCCATCTCCGGAGAGAAGTCCGAAGTCGACTACCTCGGCATGCCGGCTGTATGCTTCACGGAGCCTGAGCTTGCTACTGTCGGCCACAATGAAGCAAGTGCCAAAGAAGCCGGATTCGAAGTGAAGACAGGAAAATTCCCATTCGCAGCCAACGGCCGTGCACTGGGTCTTAATGAAACAGATGGTTTCGTCAAGCTGGTTTCGCGTAAAGAAGACGGTCTGCTTCTTGGTGCCCAGGTTGCAGGTACCGGAGCTTCCGACATCATCGCTGAACTTGGTCTTGCAGTGGAGACCGGCATGACTGCGGAAGACATCGCCCTCACAATCCACGCCCACCCGACACTTGGAGAAATTCCAATGGAAGCGGCAGACGTTGTGCTCGGCAAACCGATCCACACTATGTAA
- a CDS encoding UPF0223 family protein, whose translation MEEYSYPIDVEWTTDEIIDVVAFFEAVEKAHDEGVTAAELDEKYRKFKSVVPGKAEEKTVFKEFKSNSGLESYAAVKLLKDADEDDVIRI comes from the coding sequence ATGGAAGAATACAGCTACCCGATAGATGTCGAGTGGACTACAGATGAAATCATCGATGTCGTCGCATTTTTCGAAGCAGTTGAAAAAGCTCACGATGAAGGAGTTACTGCTGCGGAACTTGATGAAAAGTACCGGAAGTTCAAGTCGGTCGTTCCAGGGAAGGCCGAGGAAAAGACGGTTTTCAAGGAGTTCAAATCAAACAGCGGTCTTGAATCATATGCAGCGGTCAAGCTGCTCAAAGATGCAGACGAGGACGATGTCATCAGAATATAA
- a CDS encoding dihydrolipoamide acetyltransferase family protein — protein sequence MAFEFKLPDIGEGIHEGEIVKWFIGEGDEIKEDDVLAEVQNDKAVVEIPSPVDGTIKKLHVEEGTVTTVGETIVTIDDGSEDSGEEEPEKEEKEEKEEDKKEEKKESSDKKEEKEEETKEESSEEETDDKDSGEEKSGGRVIAMPSVRKFARDNDVDITEVSGSGKNGRVLKEDVEAFMNGDQTSADSEEEAEASEAQEEQAEGKQEKQAAPEGEFPETREKMSGMRKAIAKAMVNSKQTSPHVTHLDEIEVQALWDHRKKFKGVAEEQGVKLTFLPYVVKALVSMLKKYPEFNTSIDNETFEVIQKHYYNVGIAADTERGLVVPVVKHADKKSMFEISDEINNLAVKARDGKLSGEEMKGGSMTISNLGSAGGQWFTPVINQPEVAILGIGRIEQKAIVRDGEIVAAPVLALSLSYDHRQIDGMTAQNALNHVKRLLNNPELLLMEG from the coding sequence GATATCGGTGAAGGTATCCATGAAGGTGAAATCGTCAAGTGGTTCATAGGAGAAGGCGATGAAATCAAGGAAGACGATGTACTCGCGGAAGTTCAGAACGACAAGGCGGTTGTTGAGATCCCATCCCCAGTGGACGGCACAATCAAGAAACTGCATGTTGAAGAGGGTACAGTAACGACCGTCGGCGAGACGATCGTGACGATCGACGACGGCTCCGAAGATTCCGGTGAAGAAGAACCGGAAAAAGAGGAGAAAGAAGAGAAGGAAGAGGACAAGAAAGAAGAGAAAAAGGAATCTTCCGATAAAAAAGAAGAAAAAGAAGAAGAGACAAAAGAGGAATCCTCTGAAGAGGAAACGGACGACAAGGATTCCGGCGAAGAGAAATCCGGTGGACGCGTCATCGCGATGCCATCCGTACGCAAGTTCGCACGCGACAATGATGTCGACATCACTGAAGTATCAGGCAGCGGCAAAAACGGCCGGGTTCTGAAAGAGGATGTAGAAGCATTCATGAACGGTGACCAGACATCCGCGGATTCCGAAGAGGAAGCGGAAGCATCCGAAGCACAGGAAGAGCAGGCTGAAGGCAAGCAGGAGAAACAGGCTGCGCCTGAAGGCGAGTTCCCTGAGACGCGCGAGAAGATGAGCGGCATGAGAAAAGCGATTGCGAAGGCAATGGTGAACTCCAAGCAGACATCCCCTCACGTGACGCACCTCGATGAAATTGAAGTACAGGCCCTATGGGACCACAGGAAGAAATTCAAAGGTGTGGCAGAGGAGCAGGGCGTCAAGCTCACATTCCTCCCATATGTCGTGAAGGCACTCGTGTCCATGCTCAAGAAATATCCTGAGTTCAACACTTCAATCGATAATGAAACATTTGAAGTTATCCAGAAACATTATTATAATGTTGGTATTGCTGCGGATACGGAACGCGGACTTGTCGTGCCTGTCGTTAAGCATGCAGACAAGAAATCCATGTTTGAAATCTCCGATGAAATCAACAATCTTGCTGTGAAGGCACGTGATGGCAAGCTGTCCGGTGAAGAGATGAAGGGCGGATCCATGACGATCTCAAACCTTGGTTCAGCAGGTGGACAGTGGTTCACTCCTGTCATCAACCAGCCGGAAGTTGCAATTCTCGGCATTGGCCGCATCGAACAGAAGGCCATTGTAAGAGATGGAGAAATCGTTGCAGCACCAGTGCTTGCACTTTCACTCAGCTATGATCACAGACAGATTGATGGTATGACAGCACAGAATGCCCTGAACCATGTTAAACGTTTGCTTAACAATCCAGAATTACTATTAATGGAGGGATAA